In the genome of Pieris rapae chromosome 6, ilPieRapa1.1, whole genome shotgun sequence, one region contains:
- the LOC110991708 gene encoding uncharacterized protein LOC110991708 produces the protein MMSKFSKSLEAIPRQRSFACLSLKFGSLFSGLAIILYSILALAQCIVAFSHLPKEFTTDDFNIVFTYAVLVGVTFTHALTLFLSAILLVGVIREKLPLMKPWIMWISIQVVLSVIMFVLWTTFSLVNHEGSGSLLLYVIEFLALMVRFYMLMIVTSFYKQVEETGGETERLKNINIDSWYTA, from the exons ATGATGTCTA aattttccAAATCATTGGAAGCAATACCTCGCCAACGCAGCTTTGCCTGCCTGTCATTGAAGTTTGGGAGTTTATTCTCTGGTTTAGCTATAATT TTATATTCAATACTCGCGCTTGCGCAATGCATCGTTGCGTTCAGCCATTTGCCAAAAGAGTTCACCACAGATGACTTCAACATTGTCTTTACGTATGCTGTGTTAGTCGGTGTTACATTTACCCACGCCTTGACTCTGTTTCTAAGCGCCATATTACTAGTTGGAGTTATCAGG GAGAAACTGCCATTAATGAAACCATGGATCATGTGGATCTCCATACAAGTGGTTCTATCAGtcattatgtttgttttatggACTACCTTTAGTCTGGTGAATCACGAAGGAAGTGGATCATTACTACTCTATGTCATAGAGTTCTTAGCTTTAA tGGTTCGTTTCTACATGCTGATGATTGTGACCAGTTTCTACAAGCAAGTAGAGGAAACTGGAGGAGAGACAGAAAGACTAAAGAATATTAACATTGACAGTTGGTATACTGCTTGA